The Blautia pseudococcoides genome segment GGGAAAGGATTTCCATTACGTCATCCACCGTGTAGGCAGTACACGGAATACCGCCGGAACCTTTATCTGTCTCCTGGTTTTTGGCTGTGGCAGCCATGGACACCAAATGCTGTGCCAGTACATCCAGACACATACTGGGCGGGCAGGCCTGTTCTATCCCTCCCTGTCTGGCCACCTGGGCTGTCATGCCGCAGTATAATGTCTCGGAGGCAGTCCGGGGGTACATATACATAACGCTGACCCGGCCGGGATTATGTCCTGCCCGGCCAAGACGCTGCATGGTACTGGAAATGGTGCGCGGACAGCCAATCTGCAGTACCTGGTCAATATCGCCCACATCAATTCCCAGCTCCATGGAGGAGGTGGCACACAGCAGGCGCAGGTTTCCTTTCCGGAGGGAGTCCTCCACTTCTGCCCGCTGTTCCTTTGACAGACTGCCATGGTGCACACGGGCGAAATCCTCCCCCCCAAGCTGATTGACATAGTAGGCAAGTTTTTCCGCATATCTCCGTCCTTCGGAAAAAGCGATCACGCTTCTGCACTGCAGGCACCTGCTGTATACTTTCTCTGCCAGCTCCTCCCAGACCGGGTCTTTTTTTCTTCCGGGCGCCTGTGCTATGCCGTTTACCTCAATTTGTACCTCTTTCTGCATTTGGGGGGCAACGATATGTGCCGGTTCAGGTGAAAGATAACCGGCCGCTGTCTGAAGGGGCTCTATGGTGGCAGATAATCCAATCCTCTGGAGAGGATGTCTGCATAGGCTGTCTAATCTGGCAGCGGACAGCATCAGGTGGGCACCGCGCTTGGTATCAATCAGCGCGTGCAGTTCGTCGATCACCAGTGCTCCGGCTGTTTTAAGGACTGTCCGCCCGGTTCGGCTGGTCAGCATTAGATACAGGGATTCCGGTGTAATGATAAGTATGTGAGGGGGATGTTTTACCATCCTCTGCCGCTCTTTCTGAGGGGTATCCCCGGTTCGTATGCCTACACGGATCTTCCCGGCACCTTCTCCGCCCTCCATAGCTCCGATTCCGTCCAGAGGCCTGTTTAAATTTTCTCTGATATCTCCGGCCAGAGATTTCAGGGGAGAAACATAAATCAGATAGAGTTCCTCCTTCAGTCCCCCCTCTTTTGCCAATGCCTGCAGACGGTCAATAAATACCAGAAAGGCGGACAATGTTTTTCCGGTTCCGGTAGGCGCGCTGATGAGTACGGGGCCGCCTTCTTTTATGGCAGGCCATGCTTCCTGCTGGACTTTTGTGGGCTGTCCGAAGGCCTGCCTGAACCAGGAAGCGGTGGGCTGTGTAAATAGGTTCAGGCTGTCTTGTGTCATATCTTTCATGTGTTCATCCTTTCCATACCTGTATTTCAGCCGGTAGAAACCGGGTAAATGTTCTGTTACGATTGTACACCAAAAGGAAGGTCTCGTGTAGGGTTTCATTGGCTTTTTCCACCTATTTTGTTATAATTACCTGTGTAAAGAGAAAATGGCAAGGAGAACAGATTTTGAAAGAAGGATATTATTTGATCGGTGAGGTCAGTAAAATAACAGGAATATCAAAAGATACCCTGCATTTCTATAATAAAATCGGACTTCTGGTACCGGATTACATAGAGGAAAAGAACCAATACCGCTACTACTCCCGCTGGAATCTGTGGCAATTGGATATTATAACCACATGCCGCAAACTGAGCGTGCCTTTGGACAAGGTAAAACAGATACTGGATTTTCATGACAACAGCAAGATCACACAGCTTCTGCTGGATTACAGAAATGAAGCCCTCCGGCTGAGCAGATATTATCAGCAGGTGGCGGAGGATATCCTGTGGTATGACGAGGAAAATAAAAGGGTCTCAAAAGCGATCCACTCTGATGTGGTAAAAAAGAAATGGCTGAAGGGGGAGACTGTGATCGCCGGCATAATGGCTGGGGACGGTACCTCCTATCACGCCAATCTGCAGGCTGCTGCCAAGGATGAACTTCGGTTTGCGGACACTATACAGAGAAAGTACGGATATATACTGGATCTGGAGGAAATGAAAAAGGGAAACATCTATAAATGCAGGGAATATCTGAAAATCGCGGACAGCAGTTATTCACACGTCAGCCCTGAAAATCTGCATGTCACGCCAACAGGGGAGTATGCGGTCTGTATTGTCCGGATCATCCGGGAATCTGCGGATTTTGAACCGCTTTTTGCCTGGATGGAAGAACGCGGATATACAACAGATGCCGTGTATGCAGATGAACTGGGACTGCAGCTTTTTGATTACATAGACGATTATTACTGTGAAATAAAAGCTCATTTGACAAAAAAATAAATTAGCGCTTGACTGTGTAGTTACTCCATCCTTTATTCTTTTTTCGTTGAGAAAGGATGGTTACATATGAAACAGACACCTATATGGAAATTACTGCTCAAATTATCGCCTCCGGTTATGCTTGCCCTGCTGATTCAGTCCGTGTATAACATAGTGGACAGCTATTTTGTGGCAAAATACTCGGCGGAGGGCCTGACTGCCCTGTCTATTATTTTCCCCGTTCAGCTTCTGATGACTGCCGTGGCAACCGGGACCGGAACAGGCATCAACATTCTGGTTTCGCGCATGGATGGGGCTGATGCGGCAGGTCCCCAGAATGATATTATAAAAAGCGGATTCTTTCTGGGAATCGTGAATTTTGTGGTGTTTGCCGCTATTGGACTGCCGGTATTGAATGCCTACTGCAGGTTTTCCTCTGACCAGCCTATGGTCCAGGCAGGGGGAATGCGGTACGGTGCCATTATCTTTCTGTTTTCCCTGGGCATGTTTGTGGAGGCCAGCTGTACAAAAATACTGCAGGCCAGGGGAAATATGGTCCTTCCCATGTGCGCACAGATCTTAGGCGCACTGCTCAATATTGTGCTGGACCCGCTTCTGATTTTCGGAAAGTTTGGTTTTCCTGTTATGGGAATCCGGGGAGCTGCCATTGCCACTGTGATCGGTCAATGGAGTACCATGGCGGTGGTCCTGATCTCATTGCTGCGGCATGGTCCCTTAAACGGCAGGATTAGGGTAAAAAGCTGTGTCCTGATTTATAAGACCGGGCTGCCTGCCATTATCATGCAGTCCCTCTATACCCTGTATATGGTCGGCCTGAACCTGATCCTGAAGCAATTTACAGAAGATGCAGTCACTGTACTCGGCCTTTACTATAAACTGCAGACTTTCTTCTTTATCCCCCTTATGGGGCTTCAGCAGGTGATCCTGCCTGTCATGAGCTTTAACTATGGAGCCGGGGATCATCGGCGGGTGAAAGATACACTTAAATGTTCCGTTGCAGCCTCTGTCATCGTGATGACCCTTGGCTGCGGAATTTTCATGGCAGTACCGGGCGAACTGCTTTCCATCTTTTCCGGGAAAAAAGAGATTCTGGAGATTGGCTGTACTGCGCTCCGCATAATTTCCCTGAGTTTTATTCCGGCAGCTTTTGTGATCATGCTGACTGTCTATTTCCAGGGGGTAAATATGGGAAAGGCAAGTATCAGCATTACTATACTGCGGCAGATCATACTTCTGGTGCCTTTGGCATGGATCTTTCATTTTAAAGGGCTCTCTTATGTATGGCTGACTTTTCCGGTAACAGAGCTGATCGCACTTGTGTTCTGCGTCTGCTTATATACCGGAAAGAGACCGGAGGATGCACGGAAAGAAAAAACAGCGGCGGGTACATATGACTGCAGTGCGGTCTCAGACCTCTGACAGTTCTGTTGGGGAGGAAAAATGGTTACCTCATAGACTACGCCTTAAGACTTATTTCTAT includes the following:
- a CDS encoding MerR family transcriptional regulator: MKEGYYLIGEVSKITGISKDTLHFYNKIGLLVPDYIEEKNQYRYYSRWNLWQLDIITTCRKLSVPLDKVKQILDFHDNSKITQLLLDYRNEALRLSRYYQQVAEDILWYDEENKRVSKAIHSDVVKKKWLKGETVIAGIMAGDGTSYHANLQAAAKDELRFADTIQRKYGYILDLEEMKKGNIYKCREYLKIADSSYSHVSPENLHVTPTGEYAVCIVRIIRESADFEPLFAWMEERGYTTDAVYADELGLQLFDYIDDYYCEIKAHLTKK
- a CDS encoding MATE family efflux transporter — encoded protein: MKQTPIWKLLLKLSPPVMLALLIQSVYNIVDSYFVAKYSAEGLTALSIIFPVQLLMTAVATGTGTGINILVSRMDGADAAGPQNDIIKSGFFLGIVNFVVFAAIGLPVLNAYCRFSSDQPMVQAGGMRYGAIIFLFSLGMFVEASCTKILQARGNMVLPMCAQILGALLNIVLDPLLIFGKFGFPVMGIRGAAIATVIGQWSTMAVVLISLLRHGPLNGRIRVKSCVLIYKTGLPAIIMQSLYTLYMVGLNLILKQFTEDAVTVLGLYYKLQTFFFIPLMGLQQVILPVMSFNYGAGDHRRVKDTLKCSVAASVIVMTLGCGIFMAVPGELLSIFSGKKEILEIGCTALRIISLSFIPAAFVIMLTVYFQGVNMGKASISITILRQIILLVPLAWIFHFKGLSYVWLTFPVTELIALVFCVCLYTGKRPEDARKEKTAAGTYDCSAVSDL